The Amblyomma americanum isolate KBUSLIRL-KWMA chromosome 11, ASM5285725v1, whole genome shotgun sequence genome includes the window ccattgctacaggcgcgcttatgagtgctggctccgaagtttcatcctcatctgattcttCTGCGTTCCTTTCGTCCCGGACTTCAGAAACAATGCCCTCgcccgtgcacggttccgcggtgtcggcgtcgtcatcgatagaaataaaatcattctAATCAATGTCATGACCCTCCATGTCGGAGCCGACAACGCGCTGCCACAGATCGCcaccgggctggtcatcttccgaagcaccAGGTTCGGCaacagacactgtgtcgacgaagccggccttgcggaagcagttccgcacccaagtggccgtcacctccgcccaggccactttcatcatctctacagctgaatacaatggaaatgggcacggtgttttTGTCTgtcatcccgaattacaaccagggcccgagatttgaataAAGCCTACAAAACGTCAGCAACGCGACAAGTGATAAAAGCACGCGACGGGGAAGATATGCAACGTGCACACgcggcaatcaagctaaagatacagatgcacagcgccagcagagagaccaatgaggggtgtCCATGAGCGTCGGTGCaaccacctcttggctcccacggaagccTTACATCACGAAGCGTGGCCTCAGAGATCAGCGCAAGCAGCAGTGCGATTAATCGCGGAGGCCAAGCACGGATTCGCAAGAGAGTGAGAGGGGAGCGTagttgcgaggaggggcaggAGGGCACTCTTGGAAGGTGCGTCGGCGGgaaaagggtagctcgcttgagagcgtcacgaaacggggcgggcaggtCACCTGCGATAAGGCTCGGGAAAACATACCGCGCGCCGGGGGCACAAAGGGGTCGGacgcaggttatctcgcatcgcggcacCGGGTTTACGCCGTCTGTTTGCTGTAAgtgatcagcagggcttaatgacgttcgttatacatgcaattttgtgccattgaaacaatgtatattttgacagtTGCGTAGGTCTCATTCGTTATAAgcaaaagttcgtcttaagtggggccgttatatgtgggctcgactgtaaatATAACTTAATGAGCCCCTCATTCCTCGCCCTTGTGTGTACTCTAGAAGAGGTATTTTCATGGACAAATCAGGCTTAACCTTATGTTTAAGGAGTGCGTTTGGGGTGCAAGAATCTGGTAAAATCGGGTTTTACTTGAAAACGAAAGGCTCAAATTGTGTGCTATCCAAATTTCTCCTGCAGGCTAGCTAATGTCATGTTTTCCAAGGATGGAACGAATATTGGGTATGAAAGTAATTTTCACAAAAAATGAGCAACTGACGTGGTTTGAAAGGGTCACGAAGGTTACGAAAGTCCAAGTGGATGGATTAGCTTTGATTACAATGCCAAACAAGAGCACAGCTGTTAGTCTGCTGATACTTACAGCTCCACACAGAGTGCTCTCCCCTCCAGAAGACTTTCTTTCTTCCGCTGCTGCTCGCACAGGTGCGTGGCGGAGCCAAGACATTACTGATTTTTCTACCTCCTTCAGCGTTACTTTGGCATCGACGGACTGTTCACAACCAGTCAGTGCACCTACACATAAACAAGTAAAGAGTAAGATTTCAAGTTTAAGACCAGATCTATCTTGGTTCcaagtagacaaaaaaaaaatgccgaacaCAATGCAGCAGCACACAGCTAAAATGAATAGTCGCATTTCAATGTAGCATTTCGCAAACCAGACCACGATTTCATGACTCTGCATCGAATTTTGCAAACAGTGCCTACAACTTCTTTTCATGTCTCTTGAAATTATGCATGCAGACTTATACATGCAATAGCTTCTGTTCTGTTTGCTGTCAGTAAACAGAGGACGATGCCAACACCAGTATGCCATCACTACATTTCGAACTGGTCTAACTGTGCCGTTCCTAATGTGCCACGCTGATGTATGTCAGGTATGCACTGCTAAACAGGATTGTGTAAATACTACTTACTGCACATAAGCTTGCATATATTAAGCGCGCAGAACTTCTGCTTTCCTTTGGCTCCATACCAGCTGTAATCTGCAGCGACAGCAGATGAAAAAATGGATCGCAGTACACGACAGGTCCGCTCTTTCGTGCTATTACCACCTTGTATGGTCATATGATACATCTAGAGAAACAGAAAACTCCATATAAAAATGACATTCAGAATGAAAAACAGTTACTGCTAATTACAAATTTCGGTGACAACGCGCCACAGAAAGAACTGTACTCCCCTAGCCTGGCCTGAATTAAGACAGAAATTCAGAAACAGTCAGCAGCttaaaacaaatagaacaaacaCACAATATACAACAAAACATCAGGATAAGTAACAGCCATGATAAATAGTTCATGATGCATGCATAGGCAGAGATAGTCAACACACACCCGAGCAGATGTTTCCTCAGTAACAGTTTCAGCAGGCTCCAGCCGGGTTTATAGATAAGCGAGGTAATGTATAATTCAGTTACCATTCGATGCCTTGCTTTCTCATCTGTCTTTAGGTCTTTGTCATACTCTTCAAAAGCAAATCTTGAAGTAAATGGCAAATCTGGCAGGTCTCCTGGTTCTAATGGGGTCTTAGTGTTGTCCTTCATGAGTGTAGAAAGCAATTCAGAATGACTCTGCTGGGTCTTCTTTATAACATTCAATGTAGACAAAATCCCTTCAATGTAAGCTGAAATGAACAGAAATTCAACTGATGGTCAAAATAGTATTCCCAATTAAGAGCTCACAATATGCTAGAAAAATAACGAAAACAGCAATTAACAGAGGGGAAATTCCAATAAAAATGGAGTTTCCTGCACAGCACAATACTTACAGTGAACAAGGCTGTGTACATAAACTTTGAACTGTAAACAGGAGGGTTTAGTGTCCCGAAGTGACATGCGGGCTCTGAGGGAGCCACAATGaatggctccagaataatttagatcacgtggtgttctttaacgtgacattgcacaacacacaagCACTTTTGTATTTCACCTCTAAAAATATGGTCGCTGCAACTGGGATCAAACACACGACCTTGGGATCAGTggccgaatgccaaagccacttAGCCACCGGGGCTGTTCATGATAACAGCTAAGGTTTGATAACAGCTAAGCACAAATAAAAGTGAAAGCTTGCAAAACAACGTAGTTTCTATAACAATACAAGCTACATGCAACAGAAGGAACACGAGCCTTAGCAAGATCATATACGGCACTAGCCGGTGCCATTCCATTCTTGAGCAACGAGTACGGACAGGCAAGAGCACAACAAACGAAGGAAGACAACACTGCATTTACCGATTTTCATTCATAGATTGAGTTATTTTAATGGGTATCTTTTTTCTACCTGCATATGAGCGCAAACTTGTTTATAAACAAATTTCAGTTGTAAGTGCATTGTCAGTCTGCTTTGTCTTGTGCTCTTGTCTATGCTGTTTACTTTTATAAAAAAGTTCACCACACTTCTGATGCCATGTGCAGCATAAAAAAATGTTCAACCCCAAAACTACACACCGGGCACATCAGGCTGTGTATGTGGCTTAATGGACATTAACGAATTTTCCTTCCGGTTGACAGACATGCCTGGAAACAGAAAAATTGAATGGTGACATTAACACAGCAGGAAAATGTTCTGAGCTGCAGACTAGGCTGAATGCAGTAGGAACTACGACAGAATAGATGTCAGCCACATTGCATAAAAACTGCACATGGATTCTCCAACAATAAGAAAGCATTGAATCACGTGCATGTTCGCCAGTTGGAAAACAGTTGTGGAGCTAAAATTTGACTTGCAAGTTATATTCTTGAATGGCATTACTTTACTAGTTGTATGCATGCAATATTTTGAAGCCACTGTTGCTTAGTGCATCTGCCATCACTGGCACCTTTGTTACTCCAGCCCGTAATAAAATATCCAAAATTAAATTATTAAGACCCTTAGTTAAATCATTACACCACACAGGAAAATTTAGTACCACTTTCGGCAAACATATTTTGCCCCATGAATTGTCACTTCATGGCACAAGGTAGAAGAACGTTTCATTCAGAATTGATGTCGGTCATGGCAAGCACGGCAAAAGCATGCACAGAATTCTTAGTAGCAGCCCCATATTTTCAAGGTAGATTGTATATAAAAGCATTCACTACAGCTCAACTGATGCTGCCAGATATTGCACAAGAACGAAAAGTGGGGTACAAAGGCAACAGCAAGATTGTATAATATGTTTCTTATACTTTGTGCATTAACAATAATGTAACAACCACTTTTTAGAAATAAAAATCAGTTTGTTTTATCTGCTGTTGTTTGTATATAATTTTTTGCACACTTGTAACAGGAGGTCCCTACGCAGCCATTGGCTTTGGGATCTGCTCCTATATGTGTACGGACTAATTGATAGTTGAAAATAAGCTGATAAAATAAATGCCCTAGCATCCTTAtattcaaactttttttttcttcattcctgTAGCACCGGCACCTACACTATGGGCGTCAACTGAGTGAAGCAACTCTACTAAAATCACTTCCAGGCAAGTGCAGTCGAAGCAAGTGTTACTAGATTCTGCTGAGACAGCTTGAGAACGACATCAATGCCAGTTGACACTCACTCAAAGTGCACTTTATCCTGCCTATCAGATAGGGGTGTAAAACTATTCTATTCCTATTTATCTGTACCTTAAAAGAATGACATCACCCTATTGCAAAAAATCAACTTTGATGGAACAACTGCAGCAGTTCTCTGGAGCATATCAAGTTGAAATATTGTTTACCTACAGTAGATTTGAACTGATATTGAAAAACAAGGCACAAAATTCTGAAATAAACATAAATGCCAAACAGGTGGCGTTACTTCAGCCCAGTTTCACACAGCTGCATTGAGAAAACAGCAAACAAAAGTACAGTTTGCAGTTCTCACTTGACTCAGCAGCAACCAAGAAGTATTCGTAATAACCAAACAGAGTGAAGAAAGCACCAGAGCTCCACACACATTTGAACACGCCAATGATGCTAAGGCACTGCAAACACATGCAACAAGTTGCGTAGCGTCAACTCGAGAATAGACAAAAACCCGAGGAAACCAACCAGCTCACATCAAACCGAACATGCAACAACTATGCCTGCTTTCCACAGATGTCAGGCATGAACATTTGCAACAAGTTAACTTCTGTTCAGGCTGTGCTGTTTGTTGATAAAGAAACTTTAAATAGAAGGTGCCCTGCCTTCGGTCTAGTTGCATCACAATGCCGTTCATATTCATGCTTTCACCATCGCAAACAATGCGGAAAATTCAGACAACAGCAGGACAGAAAGTGTGCGTTAGCTAAAAAATGAATGCTTAAAAACAGTTAGCTTCCGCCTAGATCAAACCCTACAAGGAAAGAGACTTAGTAGCCCTATTCTGAGACTAGGCAATGCAGTTTTGATACAAAATAAGCATCATTTAAAACTTTAGGCACTCTAGCGCCCTCCTCTGCAAGTTTCAAGTTCGTTCTTTTGATgctgaggaagcaaaaaataacgAAAAGAAAAACTCTTCCGTGCAGTTCTTCCAATGCCCCAGGTTCTTCCACCGCAGCATAAGCATGTGGGTAGGTGCTGAAAAAATGCAATTGCAAAAATAAGTAgatacataaataaaaaaaaacgaaatgcagTACAACAGCCCCAAAAATGTTTAAGCCTTGTTTCATAACATTTTTTGTGCACAAATCATAAAGGTTCAAACTGCCTTACATAATAATTTGACTGAATCTTACTTCTGGGAAAATACAAACTAAGTCAACATGAGCTGTGGTTTGTAGGGCTAATTAGATGTATGTAGGACAAATTAGAGTGTTAAAATTCCCGGGAAGTAAAATCCTGCTCGTGATCATTTTTCAATTTCCTTTTGTCCAACAGACAAAATACATTAAAAACCACAAAAAAATACTTTTCACAGTTACTAGTTAACAATGCAAGACTAACTACAGCAATAAAGCACATCCCAAGTGAGGCACTTGTAGCCATGTGCTGGAGATGTGGAGATATTATACAACACTATGAAACATGAACAGGCCTACTGCAAAGCCTAATAAGTCTGCAGTGACCTACACAGTTGGTTTCAATGCAAAAGAGCACTTGCGACTTGTGAAAGCCGTGAccttctttgcaaacatttctgTGCACTTAGTCATTAGGAggtgcgcccgtggtgtcgtcttctttctgtgtgtggtgtgtgttaggcgcaaaatctttctttcagtatgCACTTATTCACAACGTACGCGAGTGGTCTTAAAAGCACCTGCTACAGTAGTACTACGAGAGGCAACTATCAACACCTGTCAGTGCAGAAAACAGACAAAGTACAAACCACAACCAAAATGTGCATCAGCATCTTCCAGAAAGGCAGAGGCACAACCAGTGAAAGGGAAGCCTGCCACACAGTCACAAAGGCTGACATCCTCTAAAAACAGAAACATTTGTGTCAGGGACTGCTTCGCATGCATTGCAGTAGCTTCAATGAACTGCACAAATAAACTCATTTAAATTTTGCACAGCCATCGGTGCATGAAGGCAGCAGAAAACTACACTCTGCAAGGATTAGCACTGTTGCCATAGTAAGAGCTCTACACACAATGCACTATAAACAAAAATGATAAGGCTCTCAGCTGCAAAGCCTTGATGTGTACATCTTGCTCACCaaaaaaagcaacgaaaaaaGAATGAACACTCAACAACTAGGGTCAAGTTTAAATGAAGCCTGGAGCATTGCAATGTCACAAACGAAATAAACTAGCGCCTGCTCTTCAGCAGTTCTAAAAACGTTAGTGACAGTGGATCAGAACAATAACACACGCACACTTCATAATACAAACAATGGAACATAAGCTCAGTTTAACACTGCATTATAAAACTTGCGAAGATATGCCTCATGTAAGCACAGTTGAGGAAGAATGGTGTCACGGAATTGTGTTCTATTACAATCCATCAAAGAAATATAAGAATGATGCCAGAACCTCCCCCATTCCCAGCACGTCTACTATGGTGTAGACATGGGAAGCTCAGGCCTGCAATAGGTACAGTCATTATACAAAAGAAACTACTGCTTTGACGAGGGGTAACTGCTTCGGCACCATTTCATGTTGGATGTATAATTTCATAAGTATTTCATATTATGGCTGGGAGCTGACCATCATTTTAAAGCAGTCAATTGCAAGCTAATTAATCCATTGATAACTTAATTAGTGTAGTTGATTAGCAAGCATAAAATtttaaaaaggaaaagaactATGAATTTTGCACTATTACTTTGTGCAAAACTGCTGCTTACTGGTAGCACAAGCAAAAATAAACTTTTCTCTTTTACTCTTCAGATATAATGGCCCATAAATTTGGCAGTAAACACGTGTATTTGACGCATACAATTACGACTGAGTAAATTCACACACTACAGATTGGTAAAAAGAATGTGAGACCAGAGCTTGGACCTTCTCATTTTCTTTCTGGATAATGTTGCCTTTAAGAATGAAGTTGCAAGGCTACTACCAACATTTCAAAGATGATCCATACACCACCTGtttcacacatgaaaaaaaattgactgcAATGTGTCTTACAACAAGCCTGCATTAACTACAGAAGTTTTATATAATAGTAACAATAGTTTTCTGTGTATCTAGCACTGAAACCATGCCCATGACTTCTATCTTCGTCAATATATTTCTTGAGCAAGCCACGTGCAAACAGTTATATTTAGCAGCAATAGGTAGGCAAGTGACCAGAAAACAGCAATTTCCAACAGACAAGTGCAcccagcatttaaaaccagcacatATCGGCTCACTTGACCACGAAACTACAGTTTATAAACTTGTAATGAGAAATTTAACTGCTATTCAAACACTGTTAGTTATCTGCATTTTACATCCAGTGTGAACAAATTAAACTGTGTGTGCATACGACAGTGCCATATTTTCAAGTGTATAACAATGCGCTCACTAGGGTGCTCTGTTGACTGCTACAGGCACAATgacatcactatcatcatcatcagagtggctatgcccactgcagggcaaaggcctctcccatgcctttaccctgtcctttgccagctgcgccaccgtatcaccgcaaacttcttaatctcatccgcacacccaactttctgctgccctctgctatgcttgccttctcttggaatctactccattacccttagggacctgcggttatcttgccttcctaTTACATGTGAATATATTCCAGGACAACTGCTTTTGAcaatgcagcagaggctaagCAGGAGAGTGACTGGCCTTTGTTTCCTTTGTCCCCGTGGGGACAAAGGCCTGCACTGTTTCTCCAACTTCCGCCCTTTGTCCCCGTCCCCGTGGGGACAAAGGGCAAAGTTAGAGAAACGGTGCAGGGTCGTCAAGGCAGAGGAGCCCACTCCCCACAGCACTGGGCCAAAGGCGTCTCCTTCCCTTTCCAGCCTAGCCCTGCCGCATTGCCTAAAAAGCCCTGTGCGCTGCATCTACCGGCAGTGATAGTTACGCCAGGCTAAGGACACTTCTGCTCTATTACTGAGCGCAAGAAACGATGCCCCTGTGCTGAAGTTAAGTTCATGCGGCAGTGCAAAGGCTACTGGTGAGCGAATGCAGTTGTTCCGGTTATGAACGAAATAAGTATTCCAAAAAACGCATCGCGGCACATAATAGCACCCCACAATACCaccttttcagcaaaaaaaaaaaaaaaccgcacgtAACGGTACAACAGTCAGCTATGTTATCACACATGAACGcacaatttaaagaaaaaaaagccgaagAAAACGTGTGCCGAGCGTAAGACACGTTCTGCAAAAGCGGGTAAACTTGGGCGCTGTTAGCTGTCACAGGAAGTAGAGTAACTAATCAACCGCAGAGCTGAGACACATGAAACacgcgaaagaaaaaagaaagaaatcaacgACAGCACAGGAAAACCAATGGGAGTCGGTGCTCGCATTCAAACCAACACTTCACCGACTTCACGTCGAACCTGGGAATTCTTCAAATCAAACTCGCACCAATAACTGAGTCCAGCACTGCTGCCGCGATTTTGGTTTGGCAAGTGAAAGTATCGATCCAACGCAGCTATTCCACGCAATATAAAAATTACCGACAAATAATGCTACTAAGAAACGCTATAAAACACACTTCACACATGCACCACGCCAAACTACTGCACATCCTCTGGCACATCCGCAACTGGCGCCATAGTGGTGCATAAATTAGTCACGTGACCATTCAAACGGTCAGCCAGACAGCCAGATTGAAGTCGGCTCGAATCCAAATGAATCCATAGGCGTAGCTCTTGCCGTAGCCCGTATTTATCCAGTGGCCGGCGTCAGTGCTTTGATTGTGTGAGGCTAGCCTCGTGACGCTTAATTTCGAAGCATTAGGTCGTGCTTCGAAGGATGACTTCTGCAGATTTTTACCTACGGTATTATGTTGGCCATAAAGGCAAATTCGGTCACGAGTTCCTTGAGTTCGAGTTCCGGCCAGATGGTACGTAGCCGCTTGAACTCCGAGCATTGCGTCGTACAGACGTGAAGTTCGATATCGCGCACCTTTATCAATTTACGTTATCGTCTAGTGTAGTTCATAACGAATATTCCGTAAAGCAATGCTAGGAACATTACAAAGAGAGACGCGGATGAAAAGCAGGTGCTTCTGCGTCGTGCTCCTTGCACTTCCAGGATATCCGGTCGCACCCTGTTATTTGACGAGCGTTTAACTTTGGGCTCAATCTCCTACGTGTGTAGTGTCCGCCTTTTGAAATTCACCTTACTAAAGCGGAACATTCATTTCCAGGCAGCATGCCATTCACGCTATCTCGCCTTGCTTCTATCGTCCCTGTGGGACCTCAAAATATTAGATCTGCGTGACATTTTTCATGCGACCCCTCACGTGAATTACTTCGCGTGCAGCGCCCGAAGCAGTGCTTTtggggtgttttgtttgttttatttgg containing:
- the LOC144111336 gene encoding uncharacterized protein LOC144111336 isoform X3, with product MCLQCLSIIGVFKCVWSSGAFFTLFGYYEYFLVAAESSMSVNRKENSLMSIKPHTQPDVPAYIEGILSTLNVIKKTQQSHSELLSTLMKDNTKTPLEPGDLPDLPFTSRFAFEEYDKDLKTDEKARHRMMYHMTIQGGNSTKERTCRVLRSIFSSAVAADYSWYGAKGKQKFCALNICKLMCSALTGCEQSVDAKVTLKEVEKSVMSWLRHAPVRAAAEERKSSGGESTLCGAAFVPGGAASQCVESEDSSTGS
- the LOC144111336 gene encoding uncharacterized protein LOC144111336 isoform X4, producing the protein MRAPTPIGMSVNRKENSLMSIKPHTQPDVPAYIEGILSTLNVIKKTQQSHSELLSTLMKDNTKTPLEPGDLPDLPFTSRFAFEEYDKDLKTDEKARHRMMYHMTIQGGNSTKERTCRVLRSIFSSAVAADYSWYGAKGKQKFCALNICKLMCSALTGCEQSVDAKVTLKEVEKSVMSWLRHAPVRAAAEERKSSGGESTLCGAAFVPGGAASQCVESEDSSTGS
- the LOC144111336 gene encoding uncharacterized protein LOC144111336 isoform X2 — encoded protein: MRAPTPIEDVSLCDCVAGFPFTGCASAFLEDADAHFGCGMSVNRKENSLMSIKPHTQPDVPAYIEGILSTLNVIKKTQQSHSELLSTLMKDNTKTPLEPGDLPDLPFTSRFAFEEYDKDLKTDEKARHRMMYHMTIQGGNSTKERTCRVLRSIFSSAVAADYSWYGAKGKQKFCALNICKLMCSALTGCEQSVDAKVTLKEVEKSVMSWLRHAPVRAAAEERKSSGGESTLCGAAFVPGGAASQCVESEDSSTGS
- the LOC144111336 gene encoding uncharacterized protein LOC144111336 isoform X1, whose product is MSLFVQFIEATAMHAKQSLTQMFLFLEDVSLCDCVAGFPFTGCASAFLEDADAHFGCGMSVNRKENSLMSIKPHTQPDVPAYIEGILSTLNVIKKTQQSHSELLSTLMKDNTKTPLEPGDLPDLPFTSRFAFEEYDKDLKTDEKARHRMMYHMTIQGGNSTKERTCRVLRSIFSSAVAADYSWYGAKGKQKFCALNICKLMCSALTGCEQSVDAKVTLKEVEKSVMSWLRHAPVRAAAEERKSSGGESTLCGAAFVPGGAASQCVESEDSSTGS